From the genome of Oceanispirochaeta sp. M1, one region includes:
- a CDS encoding uracil phosphoribosyltransferase: MNKRVVLKAEDLNGYLTEDDHKNIKEMNGYYSQAIESYRSLSVAEGNSSVIKKETDKIIKLYDTMGDFMKEITAKEEAIKVYSFVTHQIKHGEVSRLIAKLRDTRTPHDEFVYYVQRAYELLFNLAYDGGESNRKNHLIVKTPVTVPVQNYAVHKIPDLDDAISNSVMCVMLRGALLPSMILSKEIQEYSSTGYVTPFALFKIKRDDSRMKHNMEYILDLDKSFFNPEELDGKDLIFADPMNATGGSLVTIVKYILELGVKPKSIRFLNVISALKGTLQIIRSIEDITCYTLWMDPVLNDAAYILPGLGDAGDRLNGKDIDDYPRNMIQLIADYGSNMANLYRSQVRTIEQTILGN, encoded by the coding sequence ATGAATAAAAGAGTTGTTCTGAAAGCAGAAGATCTTAATGGTTATCTGACAGAGGATGATCACAAAAATATTAAAGAGATGAATGGATACTATTCTCAGGCCATAGAATCGTATCGTTCTCTCTCTGTTGCAGAAGGTAATTCTTCTGTAATTAAAAAAGAAACTGATAAAATTATTAAATTATATGACACCATGGGTGATTTTATGAAAGAGATCACAGCAAAGGAAGAGGCTATTAAGGTCTATTCTTTTGTGACCCATCAGATCAAGCATGGTGAAGTATCAAGACTTATCGCAAAATTGAGAGATACAAGAACTCCTCATGATGAGTTTGTCTATTATGTACAGAGGGCCTATGAGCTGTTGTTCAATCTGGCATATGACGGTGGAGAGAGTAATCGTAAGAACCATCTGATAGTGAAAACTCCTGTAACAGTGCCGGTTCAGAATTATGCAGTACATAAGATTCCTGATTTGGATGATGCCATTTCAAATTCGGTAATGTGTGTAATGCTTCGCGGAGCTCTTCTGCCTTCCATGATTCTCAGTAAGGAGATTCAGGAGTATTCCTCTACCGGTTATGTCACCCCCTTTGCTCTATTTAAGATAAAGAGGGACGATTCCAGGATGAAGCATAATATGGAATATATTCTTGATCTGGATAAATCCTTTTTTAATCCTGAAGAACTGGATGGAAAGGATCTTATTTTTGCAGATCCCATGAATGCGACCGGTGGAAGTCTGGTTACTATTGTGAAATATATTCTTGAACTGGGAGTTAAGCCTAAATCAATCCGTTTTCTCAATGTTATTTCGGCATTGAAGGGGACTCTTCAGATTATACGCTCTATCGAAGATATAACCTGTTATACGCTCTGGATGGATCCAGTCTTAAATGATGCAGCCTATATTCTTCCCGGACTCGGTGATGCGGGAGACAGGCTTAATGGTAAAGATATCGATGACTATCCCCGTAATATGATCCAGCTTATTGCGGATTACGGTTCTAATATGGCAAATCTTTACAGATCTCAGGTGAGGACTATTGAGCAAACGATTCTGGGTAATTAG